A stretch of the Flavobacterium sp. 5 genome encodes the following:
- a CDS encoding electron transfer flavoprotein subunit beta/FixA family protein encodes MKILVCISHVPDTTSKINFTNGDADFDTNGVQYVINPNDEFGLTRAIWFQEQQGATVTVVNVGGPDTEPTLRKALAIGANEAIRVNTNPTDGFFVAKQLAEVIKNGGYDIVIAGKESLDYNGGMVPGMLAGILGYNFLNSCTAITVDGTNVTAVREIDGGKETVATTLPLIIGGQKGLVEEKDLRIPNMRGIMTARTKALTILEPVDAAVNTKAVKFEKPAPKSAVKLVSADNLDELINLLHNEAKVI; translated from the coding sequence ATGAAAATATTAGTTTGCATAAGTCACGTTCCTGATACTACATCAAAAATCAACTTCACTAACGGAGATGCTGATTTTGATACTAATGGAGTTCAATATGTAATTAATCCAAATGATGAATTTGGTCTAACACGTGCTATTTGGTTTCAAGAACAACAAGGCGCTACTGTTACAGTTGTCAATGTTGGAGGACCAGATACCGAACCAACATTAAGAAAAGCATTAGCAATTGGCGCTAATGAAGCCATTCGTGTTAATACAAACCCAACTGATGGATTTTTTGTAGCTAAACAATTAGCAGAAGTAATTAAAAATGGCGGATACGATATTGTAATCGCAGGAAAAGAATCATTAGATTATAATGGAGGGATGGTTCCTGGTATGCTTGCTGGAATTTTAGGATATAACTTTTTAAACTCTTGTACTGCAATTACAGTTGATGGTACTAATGTAACTGCAGTTCGTGAAATTGACGGTGGAAAAGAAACAGTGGCTACAACTTTACCTTTAATTATTGGTGGACAAAAAGGACTTGTTGAGGAAAAAGATTTACGTATTCCAAACATGAGAGGAATTATGACTGCTAGAACAAAAGCGTTAACAATTCTTGAGCCAGTTGATGCTGCAGTAAATACTAAAGCAGTGAAATTTGAGAAACCGGCTCCGAAATCAGCAGTGAAATTAGTTTCTGCAGATAACCTGGATGAATTAATCAATTTATTACACAACGAAGCGAAAGTAATCTAG